The genomic segment CTTTGCATTAAACCTATCTATACGAATTTGTCTTTCTGCTCCACCAACTCTTCCATCAATCCTCTCGTAATGCCATTTCTAATGAGTACATGGGACTGTCAGTTCATGTTTTGAAATACATTTTTGGCATATCAATTAACGAGTTCAACTAAACATGAATACCCTATAATTGCAATAATCCTCtaacaagtccaacatatgctGGAATTGAGTATATATCAGAACTCTGTGGCCTTGCTCTTTAAGCTTGACCATCATCTTGTCTAACAGCTGTAATTTTCCCGAGGATTCCAGAAATTGCCTGTTTATAATCGTAAAGAGAATCTTGTGAGCAGAAAAAATTCCCATCTGGATAAGTCAAAGCATAAATACAAAAATATATGAATGACACAGTAAACATCTTGTAAAACCACAATTATGTGCGGGTATCAAATGCAGGAATAACTCCATCAAGAAAATTCAGGAGAAAAtcattgtgtgtgtgtgtgtgtttgggaGGAGGGCATGCATATAGTACTTGTTAAATTATGTGCGGGTATCAAATGCAGGGAATAACTCCATCAAGAAAATTCAGGAGAAAATCATCGTGTGTGTGTATGTTTGGGGCGAGGGCATGCATATAGTACTTGTTAAACTCATTAGCATCCTCTGGTTCAACGCCTTCCAGCATAAAGGGATGACAACAGAGCTTACGCAGTTCCATCACCACATTTATGAGGGAAATCTAGCATCAACAAAAAGATTAAGCTTGATCCAAAGTCCTTCCAGTAAGGTGACAAGAACACAAACAATAATCTACAACACACCTGTGCGCCACCCTTGCGAGTTAATATTTGATAATTACGAGTCAAAATTGCTTTGTAATATTCTTTCTGCATGCTGCTCAATTCAACACGAAGAATGAGTTCTCTTTTAGGAGGCAGCTCTTTCATGACATCTTTCTTCAATCCTGCAAATCAAAGTTGTTGTCAAGGAAGTCTTGTTTTTAGAAATACAAAATTGCAGATCCTTCAGCATTGCAAAGTCCTCAAGTACATTGGTCCAGTTTCTTAGCAAGAaaaggaaaaacaaaaaaaacagcTTGATATAGCAAAAGCCAAAAAGGATGGCAACCACATGCAGTTAAGTCAATGGGAGAAAAATAAGCATTATGGATGAACTGGACATAAGAAACATACAATGAAGCTAGCAGATTGATTGTGCAGGCTGAATAGTATAGGAGAATCATAGATGCTGTGGGCAGAGAGATTAGATGAAAATAGGTTGCTGGTTTAACCGAGTCAAAACAAGGAATAAAATTGAGGGTACGAGCAGTTTGTGGGCCAAATGATGAAGTATAGCGTTTCATCCATGCGTACTTGTTTCTATAAAGGTTCGAGCAAATGGCTCTTGTCTTCCACGCATGCATCTTCGTAAATAATCAATCAATTTTTAAGCTAGTGAAAATTTGGATTTAGCCTTGCAGTGCTATTACCATGCTTGACAATAGTATATAATTTGCTTTAAGATGGTTCCTGTTCATTAAGGCGAGAAAATAACTACAAGTTCCAATTTACAAGATAAGTTTCAATTAATACTTCGCAGTAGATGTGGTGCCAACATCTTATGAAGCCTAGAGATTTGCTCCTCTTGATTTATATCCTTGAACTCCTCCTGGAATTCCTCTAAACTTCCAAACTGGAAATATATTTTGACAAAACAAAAGAATCAtggaaattttttatataataatagttGATTTATTCACtaatggtaaaaataaaaatcaagtcAGAAGACACTGACCTTCCCTGCATCAAGGAAATGCATAAGCATGAAAAGCTCATCTAAATTGTTCTGTAATTCAATAAGACAATGGTCATATAATCACATTACAAATTAAATGGCAGAAGTAAGTATTTTTTCAACTGTGAAATTCATAAGAAGCCATGCCACAACTGTTCAAATATAAAATGAAGGAAGAGTTTCAGAGACTCGTTGACTTCACAAGAATGACCTCGTAAAATAGAGGGCGTAGTGTCAAAGGACTGGTGTACAGCATTCACACAGGGATGGTAATGGAAGGTGAAGTGTCTCACCAATTTACATGCTTATCATAGCATAAAAAGCATGTGTGATGGTAATGGAAGGTGAAGTGTCTCACCAATTTACATGCTTATCATAGAATAAAAAGCAAAATTCTTGAGTATGTGTAAATATGACATCCCAGAGAGTTATTTGAATTTCGTTCGTAACTACAGACTGGCATTTAGGCCATCAGTCCTTGCAACCTGAATGGAATAGGGGAGGACCCAAAAAAAATTACAGCAGAAAGTAATTTCAATCATCCATCAATCTGAACTTGGTTTCATCAAGGATTGTTGACTCACTTGAAAATAACCTCACTCCACACAAGTCTCCATAAATTGACATTTATATACATCAATCCAGTAATAATTCGAAAAACCACATTCCGTCCGCTCATTCAAGATTATCCAATGATTTTGCAAAATAATCCAGCACAGTAGAATTATCAGTTCTCGCTGCAAGTTGTTAATAACAATATCCAACAAAGTACGACTAAGGTAACAACACAGAAAATTTGATATGCCTTTGCACAAACAGTAGTAGTTGCTCTATATAAAAATATGTGATAAGCATAAACAGCAGAATAATAGCAGAGTGCGAACACAGATCATAAGTATAATGTATCATAATGTAAATGAGTAACAATATACCTGAAGTGGAGTTCCGGTCAAGAGGATACGATGTCTGCTAGAGAACTGTTTCAAAGAAGAAAACAGCTTTGAATCCTTATTTTTAAGACGATGACCTTCATCAACTATCTACAAATAGATGCCAGCAGACATTAAAAGCAAGCATCAAATGGATATAAAAAACATTGCACTGCTAGGAAATGTCTGTTCACCATGCACTCCCATTTTATGGGTTTCAAAGATGATAAATCcatgttgatcatttcaaaTGATGTCAAAAGAACGTCAAACTTTATTCTATCTTGTTTGCTTTCGCTGACTGTTTGACCAGATTTCTTCTTTTTGTTCTTCTTCTGATTTTTGGGATAATAGAATTCATATTCTCTTATCACAGAACGAGCATGAGCACCTCCGAGATACATCACCTGCAGCAATTGATTATTCATCAACATAAACACTAATTTACCATAATCCCAGACTTTATGCATACTTACAACATTCATATGAGGGGTCCAGGTGGCAAATTCACGTTCCCAGTTTCTCAATGTCGAAAGAGGAGCAATAACAAGATGTGGGTAATGAATCTCCCCAAAAAGAGATGCTAAAAATGCAATACTCTGTATTGTTTTACCTGAGCTCACAAACATTTAGTGCACAGAATTTTGCAACATAGAGAAAGTAAGAGAAAGAACGAGGAGAAGAACAATTTAAGGTGCAAAACAGCATACCAAGCCCCATCTCATCTGCAAGTATCACATGTGTTTGTTTGGACCAAGCAAAACGCAAGAAATTCAACCCTTCAAGCTGGTACGGATGCAATGAACCTTGATTTTTTAATTGATGATAACAGAGTCAAATAGAATATTATACGTgctcaaaatgaaatatatacACTAAAATACAGAGCATCGCATACCTCCAGAAAGAAAATCAGGACTACTCTCAAAGTGTTGAAActctttttgttttttctttgaTTCAATGGCATCAAGAAGGCTGCTCTTCTGTTTTGACACCGATATCTTGTCAGATCGAGACTGCAAGCTATTAAATCTTTCAATTTCTTTTTGAAAAGATGCAATGTCTGATTCCAACTCCCAACTGCATTCATCATAGGGAAGCTCCTTCCATTTCACAAAGTATTCTTTCCCTTCACCTGCAATCCTGGTTTTCACCATAATTTGACAACAATTGGAATTAATGTGATAAATTAAATGCCAATGTATCATTTATACCATGGAAAACCAGCGACATTAAACTCAAGCTCAAAAATCAATCATATTTTGTGTTGTGACTCTTCAGTACAGAAATTCGTTTTATTTCTATACAAGACAAGAAAAATCTCTTAGCATAACAACTGTTCCGCGATTAGAAGTAAAGCCTTCAACCAACTCACATAGTCTGTTAAATGATAGTAGCCATCATATGTGAATGGCAGTACTAAAAAGATGAGCAAGCAACACACAGGTTAGAGCCAGAATGATTTTGATTTCCCAACAGTGATTGCTTTTCGTCCATGATTTTGAACATTTCTTCAAGATCTAACCATACAGATCGACAAGGCATGACACTACATAAAGTCATATACCTTAATTGAAATCAgcctttaataaattaaatccattTAGAGGAAGCTAAGTATTCCCTCGAAGCATTGATAGCACTGAATAAAGGTAAACATTCATTCAAAACTCAAACTTCTAAAAGCGCCAACAAAATTGAGCACATTTTGTACACCAAAGCAGAGGATAATCGAACATCTTTGAACAAACATATGCCAGTTTGATTCGAATATTCACTTCTAGATTCAGAACGCAAAGCCTGAAACAAATAATTTCTCCAagcattttttttatagaaaaatatgaatttattataataacagAGAAGTTTACAAAGATAACGGATGAGCAATCCACAAGACAACTCACAATTTAGGGAACTAAATAATCGTTAGGAGCAAATAAATTTCTAATCCCTAACTAGATCTGATATAAGCAGGTGATTAAACTGTGGCATCTTAGTCGTCCAAGTCACAACTCTGAATTTAATCTTCtcccatttaattaattaaaatattccaAGAGTACGAGGTTTTTTGCCCTTTTCAGGTGACTAGACATGTCAATCAAAGCATTTTGACAATATGATTGACATGTCTAGTCAATCAAAGTGACAATATATAGTTCTTCTGAAAGTCCGAGACttctttcaaaaagaaaaaaaaataaaaggtcCAAGACTAAAATTTGACACAAGGCCTTGTCAAAATATCACAGTTATTCATTCAACGCGGCAAAAAGATGTATGTAAAACCTGCTGGCAATAATCCGATCAACGGTCGTCCAATCTGGTTTGATAGGACCGTAGTCATCCTCAGGGTTAGTTGGTGAAGACGCCTGTTTATGGAAgttatttattttggtttttaAACGAGGATTTGACCTTTGCGCCTTAACAAATTCTATCTCGGGCACCCTGGAACAACATACAGATGATGCACAATATGAGTAAGAATAAGACAAGACATGCTTAATAATGAGAATATCACTGTGGAATTCAATCAGCGCCTTTTTTGGCACACTATTTAAGTGAATTTCAATTAGATGGTAGTATTATTCTAGAAGAATACTCAACTAATGATTATCATATATCACGTTACATGTGAAGTGATACTGTAATAGCTTGGTCACGATTTGGTGATTTTAAGCTGGGCAGATAACAGATGATACACTTCCCCTAGGAACATGCCTTAACATAATAACTTGACTAACTACATGGCAAATAGAGATCGTTGAAAATTATACCATGAGCAGTGGAGGTATGATAGGCCTTTCCACTTGACTAAATACTGGTTCATGAGAGCTTGATCCGACCCAAGCTTAGATGCATCACTATCGTCAATAGCAGTGGGACCCACCTCACAGTCAAGTATTTTCTCAATTTCGATGAGAGGGCCGATCTGACAAAAATCCTGGTTAAATAAGCAAACTAAAATTGCACCCATCCCTAAGTGGGCTGAAATTGGGAGCATAAAGATACATACGCATTCAGGACACTTCCAGGGACTAGGAATATGAGCCTTCAGTGGGGGTAGTAAACACTTTGGATGGAAGGCATAAGTACATGTTTCACAGCTCAAAAGATTGTCATCTTTGCCACAAGATTGACACAGGCCTTCCTTCTAATAACAGACAACATTGAAACAAATTATTTCTAGAAATTTGCAACTCGAAAAAGGCAGCAGAACATGTATGGCATGTATTTGCAATTGCAAGAATGTAAGGCACAGAAATCCACAATTTATTGCGATACATCCAATTTTTTTGCAAAAACGTACGATTTTAACTTATAACCCAGAGAAAAACAGAGGACAGCTTGCATGTCATAAATGCTCCTTGATCTCACTGTTATGTGTCTAAATGGTATTTAGTATTTCCCCGTCATAAAAACCGTTGCTGCTTTATTAATTGAAATATAATAACATAAGTCCAAGGATGCGGACGCACGATTGAATTTGGATTCCATTTTTTCTAATTTCGTGAGTAGGAAAAGATTACAAGTTGTTTACTAGACGTTCGTCCAATCCTGAATCCATGAAGGTTTTCCCAGGGACGTTCCCTTAGGCCTTACctaacaacagttttaaaagaCGCGAGTTTTGCGGCATGAATTTGAAGCCCCATTATTTATGCATCGAGATTTTTTGAGATGAAAATTGTTCGATAAACAATGTGGAACCAATTATAAATAGGAGATAAGTCAAAGGATAATTCTCTTATATGCACGTGTAGAAAATCAAATCAATCAAGGAAAATAGCCAcaagatgaaaaaaaaattcacttgAACCATTTAATTTCCACCACAATCAATTCCGATACCTAAAAGATTATTCGGCTTGGACAAAGGGAGGGAGGGGGTAGGGGTGGTAGTTAAAAGCAGACACCGGAAAAGCCACAACAATGAAAGTTCACAGAGTATGATGGACATTAATTGTTTATATCCCCAATTGCTAGACTCTCAGAATCAGATTTGCTGATTCAGACCTAATGCCGAATGTAGGCATCATAACTGTGTCCGTGCTCCTTGGTCCCCTTCATTATAGCTTACATTGGAGACAAGTACAGCCGTACTTAATGTGACATTGTAGGAAGTATGTAATTTAAGAAATTTCCGAAATTAGGTCTCCAAAAACTCCGGAAAATCAACCAGGATTTTCCCTCTTCGATCTCCAGAAAATGCCCCGTTACAGAGTCAGAATCAATAAGAAGCAAAATTCTATGTGCACAGATTCATGTGTATGCCCAAAAACAAGTAAAAGATAACATAGGTACGTATCAACATATTTAGATCCGTGGACAAGCACACAGATATAACACGCACAATGATAACTGGACATCGGACAGATTACGTACTAAGTGACACAAATCTGAAAAAGGGGAAAGCGAAAAAACGTATGGGAGGGGTAGGAAATCAAAAACTACCGCATCAATACGTTCAATTCTTTCGATTTTGTCATTAGAAGAGCCCGACCCAGAATTTCTCTTAACGAAATCATTCTCGTCGTCGGAATCATCTATGTTGTAAATGGGCCGGCGTTCCGATCGAATCCGAAGCCTCTCCACCAAACTTGCCATTTTCTACGCAAACATCAAGCAGAAAAACACGGACATCATTAAATTCACCAATTGAAAACGTAAGTCCGGTAAATGGTTCAGTCAGATGAAAGTGAGGCAAAAAAAACGTTTTGAAAAAAGAGCAGAATGGTTATGCATGCCGTGAGAAGCGGAAGTTTCCACTTTACCTGATACACCTGCGTGTATGTGACTGAATTCCCTGTGCGGCAGCAACTGGCGTACAGACAATGAGAAAGATAAAATGGGATTTAAGGTTTGGACCTGTTTCTTTGAAAGACAGAGACTTGGTTCTAGTAATGTGAAATGGTCGGGGCAATGCCCATCAATTATCTGTCAATTGGGTTTTACATTACAAATAATACTAAATCAAAAGTATCAAATAATAAAAAAGTAAAATGTTTTTGTTGAAGCAGGTTTTAATAGTTTTTCTGGTAAAACTCCGCTCTAGCCAAGGATGATTTTAAATGGAAGAATGTAAACTAGGAATTACTTGTCtttttttcttaaacatgcctAATTAAAAATATTGAAGATTTTAACAATTTTGGTATGAGctctttttattgtttttaatcATTGATCTCCGTTTCATATCTGttgatttttctcattttattATCGATGATTCAACCCAATCATGATTGTCCTAAAACATTCGAGACATATATATCAACCGATGAGTTCTTATCATCACATAATACCGAATATTGGTATACAATATAGTAGCAGTCGAGTTACTATTATCAAATTTATCTGACCTTCAATAGACCTGAATACATTAGAATCTCTGCAACTTCTTGAATCATCTGTGTGTTtagttgagtggattaaataatgatagattaatagtcaaatatttatcgttaaaattttaagttgttttaataatcattttgacccggtttaagatccaattttattcatcaaatagttatctataaaattggatcttaaaccgggtcaaaatgattattccGATTGATGCAAATAAACCACTCTTGCAAACTAGTCACATCCCTGaagtttttttataaatttctttaattttctaTTTGACAttcaataatatttataattatgtcTTTCTACACATTTTCCTCGTTTCTTTTTCTAAACGGAGTTATGAACATGATGTAACAACGGAGTCCATCATTGATGTAAGTCCTACCAAGACCCAATTGGCTAGTGTTAAAGATAACAGTATTTGGTTTGAAATACATGACACCCTTTTGCCATTCAATATGAACCCGAATTTATAAAGAGTTTATCATTGATGCAAGTCCTACTTGATGACTCCATATTGTAATTCAACATGAACCCAAATTTAGAAAATCTAGTGTTTGGATTCCAAGCTCTATGTGCTTTTTCCACAAGTGAGTTGATTGACCCTTTATAAAATCTTGATTTTTGTTTGGTAAAATGTTATTAAAACAACTCATAAGTTATAAAAATAAGgttatgagtttttttttttttttttgttctcaAGTAAGAGTGAAATAGAACAAACAGTTGTCATAGTATACACAATGAAACAGTTggacataaaaaaaaatgatacatCATATTATATCTTTCTCTATATTAAAACATTAAATGATTGTAAAACCAACTATAGTAATAGGCTTTTCGTTTATGTTAATCAATTAGACCGACAGAATCTATGTTCGTGGGAttaaccaaaaaaaaatatacaacAAATGAATATTTAAAGATGTTGGTAATGATAGTATCTAGGTGATAGTGACGACATAGAATTTTGGTTTACCATATTCTGAAGGCACTGATATTGAAAATTTCAATTTGGAGGAACGCGTTGAGCTCGAATTCAAATTGTATTGTTAAATTTAATATGCCAAAGAGCAGCCCATCTACACCTCATTCGCTAAAGTCCAACAGGATTAAGCCCACTCCCATCaaaatcttttttttaaaaagaaaaaaaaagaaaaaaaatattgttcTAGATAAAACCGAATTGTAAACTACCCTTTCACCTTTGTGATTCCATCATCCTTTCTCAAACTTAGTCATGTAGATATATAGTCATCACTACATATTCAACATCCTCCAAAAACTATAACCTTAATGCACCATTCACTTTTTTTGCAAGACGAATCAAATTATGTCAATTTTCAATAACAGATCCACAAGAATGGttcaaattgaaaaataaaactctaaaaagATTCACAATTTCAAATCCATCTAGAAACACACATTGCATGTTCAACATTTAAGTAAAAGTCTTCTTTCCCCGACCAGAAGAACCAGTAAGTATAACCTTGAGAATGTTAAAACTAACAGTCTTTGACAATGGCCTGTAAGATGTGAAAAAGTTGTGACAGATGAATCTCATAGCAATTCATAAAATAGAAGAATAATAAGTTGACACTAACTGATACTGTTCATTGATAATATGGTGTCCTTTTTCACACGAAAGATTGAAGATATATCTGTCggaataattaaaatgtctctTCTTATATCTAAAGTACATCAAAAGTATATTGATATCACATAAACAAAAACCACATAATATAGCATTAACATTCAAACCTTTGGTACTTCTTAACCCAATGCAGCTAGTTGGACGGATGATGATTGTCCTCCTCATCTCAGCACTGTGGCATGTTCCACGGCCTCTAATAGACACATTTCCGGTGAATGGGCATTTCTTGTCAATGTATGTGTCCATACAAAGAGAAAATCGAGATCATTAGAAATTATTTGAAAACTTACTATTTGAGTTTTGTTGccatattattaaaaaataacacAATTGACAAACCACCTTGATCTCTTGGAGTGATCCTCCTAAAATACTGTATGTAAGAAagctttgatttttttttccccAAATTTTCTAAAACACATTTCTCATCTACAAAAATAAAAACCGAAACAAAAAATTAAGTAAATTACACAAACATAATTTCAtttatattgaattttttttacataaagttacattaaatattaaaactttATATAACATGAACATCTCGAACgtccaaaatcattaatttattatttttattttcgagACAATACAAGGTTAACATGACTATTGAAGACAACAAATAAACCGATATTCAAAAATTGGAAACCATATGAAGATGATGTTGGAATTATTTTGTGGGttcacataatttaattaattttacatggacaagctatataataaagaacTCAATAAgatgatataattaaattttgggattccaaaatattaaataaatttatatggcACAATTTTACATGGacaagctatataataaagaacTCAATAAGATGATCTAATTAAATTTCGGGATTCCAAAATATTAAATAGATTTATATGGCACACCTTATGTGTAGAAACTCAACCCAATTAAGTCTTCTATGATGGGTCGAAGACTGCTAAAATTATATATGGTTATGGTCCATGAGATACGTAGAATATTACATAATGAGTTAATCTcatttgagaccgtctcacgggtcataatctgtgagacgggtcaaccctacccatattcacaataaaaagtaatacttttagcataa from the Primulina eburnea isolate SZY01 chromosome 3, ASM2296580v1, whole genome shotgun sequence genome contains:
- the LOC140824973 gene encoding CHD3-type chromatin-remodeling factor PICKLE-like isoform X3; the encoded protein is MASLVERLRIRSERRPIYNIDDSDDENDFVKRNSGSGSSNDKIERIERIDAKEGLCQSCGKDDNLLSCETCTYAFHPKCLLPPLKAHIPSPWKCPECIGPLIEIEKILDCEVGPTAIDDSDASKLGSDQALMNQYLVKWKGLSYLHCSWVPEIEFVKAQRSNPRLKTKINNFHKQASSPTNPEDDYGPIKPDWTTVDRIIASRIAGEGKEYFVKWKELPYDECSWELESDIASFQKEIERFNSLQSRSDKISVSKQKSSLLDAIESKKKQKEFQHFESSPDFLSGGSLHPYQLEGLNFLRFAWSKQTHVILADEMGLGKTIQSIAFLASLFGEIHYPHLVIAPLSTLRNWEREFATWTPHMNVVMYLGGAHARSVIREYEFYYPKNQKKNKKKKSGQTVSESKQDRIKFDVLLTSFEMINMDLSSLKPIKWECMIVDEGHRLKNKDSKLFSSLKQFSSRHRILLTGTPLQNNLDELFMLMHFLDAGKFGSLEEFQEEFKDINQEEQISRLHKMLAPHLLRRLKKDVMKELPPKRELILRVELSSMQKEYYKAILTRNYQILTRKGGAQISLINVVMELRKLCCHPFMLEGVEPEDANEFNKQFLESSGKLQLLDKMMVKLKEQGHRVLIYTQFQHMLDLLEDYCNYRKWHYERIDGRVGGAERQIRIDRFNAKNSSRFCFLLSTRAGGLGINLATADTVIIYDSDWNPHADLQAMARAHRLGQTNKVMIYRLITRGTIEERMMQMTKKKMVLEHLVVGKLKTQNINQEELDDIIRYGSKELFADDNDELVKSRQIHYDDTAIDRLLNREQIEDEESSLYDEEEDGFLKAFKVANFEYVDEVELAAEEEAPAIPAESKAPLNNPERASYWEDLLRDKYEVQKIEEFNAMGKGKRSRKQMVSVEEDDLAGLEDVSSDGEDDNYEAELTDNETASTGAATVRRPYRKRARDTSEPLPLMEGEGRSFRVLGFNQNQRALFVQILMRFGVGDFDWAEFTPRLKQKTYEEIRDYGRLFLSHIAEEITDSLTFSDGVPKEGLRIQDVLVRIGTLLLIRDKVRALSKEGAILFTDDIIFRYPGLKVGKLWKEHHDRLLLRALLKHGYGRWQAIVDDKDLRFQELICQELNLTMINLPVSGAPQVQNTDLGTSQTQIHPSGTLQAQASSGIPQAYGPTPSLSPAHNGANSEHGDVTGNQAKGTNGANDFGADFPRGTPDTPSRVQLFQDQSVLYHFREMQRRQVEFIKKRVLLLEKGLNAEQQKEYLGDEKTNMPSNVAGQKVADVKIPSSNGLDSQMTNQLLQVEIISPEEILSAACDKRSDRLDMARLYNEGCFRQ
- the LOC140824973 gene encoding CHD3-type chromatin-remodeling factor PICKLE-like isoform X2 — encoded protein: MASLVERLRIRSERRPIYNIDDSDDENDFVKRNSGSGSSNDKIERIERIDAKEGLCQSCGKDDNLLSCETCTYAFHPKCLLPPLKAHIPSPWKCPECIGPLIEIEKILDCEVGPTAIDDSDASKLGSDQALMNQYLVKWKGLSYLHCSWVPEIEFVKAQRSNPRLKTKINNFHKQASSPTNPEDDYGPIKPDWTTVDRIIASRIAGEGKEYFVKWKELPYDECSWELESDIASFQKEIERFNSLQSRSDKISVSKQKSSLLDAIESKKKQKEFQHFESSPDFLSGGSLHPYQLEGLNFLRFAWSKQTHVILADEMGLGKTIQSIAFLASLFGEIHYPHLVIAPLSTLRNWEREFATWTPHMNVVMYLGGAHARSVIREYEFYYPKNQKKNKKKKSGQTVSESKQDRIKFDVLLTSFEMINMDLSSLKPIKWECMIVDEGHRLKNKDSKLFSSLKQFSSRHRILLTGTPLQNNLDELFMLMHFLDAGKFGSLEEFQEEFKDINQEEQISRLHKMLAPHLLRRLKKDVMKELPPKRELILRVELSSMQKEYYKAILTRNYQILTRKGGAQISLINVVMELRKLCCHPFMLEGVEPEDANEFNKQFLESSGKLQLLDKMMVKLKEQGHRVLIYTQFQHMLDLLEDYCNYRKWHYERIDGRVGGAERQIRIDRFNAKNSSRFCFLLSTRAGGLGINLATADTVIIYDSDWNPHADLQAMARAHRLGQTNKVMIYRLITRGTIEERMMQMTKKKMVLEHLVVGKLKTQNINQEELDDIIRYGSKELFADDNDELVKSRQIHYDDTAIDRLLNREQIEDEESSLYDEEEDGFLKAFKVANFEYVDEVELAAEEEAPAIPAESKAPLNNPERASYWEDLLRDKYEVQKIEEFNAMGKGKRSRKQMVSVEEDDLAGLEDVSSDGEDDNYEAELTDNETASTGAATVRRPYRKRARDTSEPLPLMEGEGRSFRVLGFNQNQRALFVQILMRFGVGDFDWAEFTPRLKQKTYEEIRDYGRLFLSHIAEEITDSLTFSDGVPKEGLRIQDVLVRIGTLLLIRDKVRALSKEGAILFTDDIIFRYPGLKVGKLWKEHHDRLLLRALLKHGYGRWQAIVDDKDLRFQELICQELNLTMINLPVSGAPQVQNTDLGTSQTQIHPSGTLQAQASSGIPQAYGPTPSLSPAHNGANSEHGDVTGNQAKGTNGANDFGADFPRGTPDTPSRVQLFQDQSVLYHFREMQRRQVEFIKKRVLLLEKGLNAEQQKEYLGDEKTNMPSNVAGQKVADVKIPSSNGLDSQMTNQLLQVEIISPEEILSAACDKRSDRLDMARLYNEVSLLYTYLN
- the LOC140824973 gene encoding CHD3-type chromatin-remodeling factor PICKLE-like isoform X4, with product MASLVERLRIRSERRPIYNIDDSDDENDFVKRNSGSGSSNDKIERIERIDAKEGLCQSCGKDDNLLSCETCTYAFHPKCLLPPLKAHIPSPWKCPECIGPLIEIEKILDCEVGPTAIDDSDASKLGSDQALMNQYLVKWKGLSYLHCSWVPEIEFVKAQRSNPRLKTKINNFHKQASSPTNPEDDYGPIKPDWTTVDRIIASRIAGEGKEYFVKWKELPYDECSWELESDIASFQKEIERFNSLQSRSDKISVSKQKSSLLDAIESKKKQKEFQHFESSPDFLSGGSLHPYQLEGLNFLRFAWSKQTHVILADEMGLGKTIQSIAFLASLFGEIHYPHLVIAPLSTLRNWEREFATWTPHMNVVMYLGGAHARSVIREYEFYYPKNQKKNKKKKSGQTVSESKQDRIKFDVLLTSFEMINMDLSSLKPIKWECMIVDEGHRLKNKDSKLFSSLKQFSSRHRILLTGTPLQNNLDELFMLMHFLDAGKFGSLEEFQEEFKDINQEEQISRLHKMLAPHLLRRLKKDVMKELPPKRELILRVELSSMQKEYYKAILTRNYQILTRKGGAQISLINVVMELRKLCCHPFMLEGVEPEDANEFNKQFLESSGKLQLLDKMMVKLKEQGHRVLIYTQFQHMLDLLEDYCNYRKWHYERIDGRVGGAERQIRIDRFNAKNSSRFCFLLSTRAGGLGINLATADTVIIYDSDWNPHADLQAMARAHRLGQTNKVMIYRLITRGTIEERMMQMTKKKMVLEHLVVGKLKTQNINQEELDDIIRYGSKELFADDNDELVKSRQIHYDDTAIDRLLNREQIEDEESSLYDEEEDGFLKAFKVANFEYVDEVELAAEEEAPAIPAESKAPLNNPERASYWEDLLRDKYEVQKIEEFNAMGKGKRSRKQMVSVEEDDLAGLEDVSSDGEDDNYEAELTDNETASTGAATVRRPYRKRARDTSEPLPLMEGEGRSFRVLGFNQNQRALFVQILMRFGVGDFDWAEFTPRLKQKTYEEIRDYGRLFLSHIAEEITDSLTFSDGVPKEGLRIQDVLVRIGTLLLIRDKVRALSKEGAILFTDDIIFRYPGLKVGKLWKEHHDRLLLRALLKHGYGRWQAIVDDKDLRFQELICQELNLTMINLPVSGAPQVQNTDLGTSQTQIHPSGTLQAQASSGIPQAYGPTPSLSPAHNGANSEHGDVTGNQAKGTNGANDFGADFPRGTPDTPSRVQLFQDQSVLYHFREMQRRQVEFIKKRVLLLEKGLNAEQQKEYLGDEKTNMPSNVAGQKVADVKIPSSNGLDSQMTNQLLQVEIIYS